In Xanthomonas theicola, a single genomic region encodes these proteins:
- a CDS encoding GH12 family glycosyl hydrolase domain-containing protein — MHGYTASNATSHPQGCLAPRAAPPLLRILLAFFCVAVAPLALAGPYKAFGEYYAWVNNFNDPNNVMCGTFGNGRTPELKATFNFSSNNLYGYPAIVRGWHYGWNPTGDRLFPHQISSLRTIPVKFNYAAGGGNLAGDFAYDMFFRHDTSMGTPQLEVMIWGGNNSWPMGILSGSNVITAGGHSFDLWEGYNSAAGYYVYTFIPHGTAGQAQLPTSGKLDLDVKPFFNWLQANRSKDGRYSDAMYLHVVEAGFEVVRGNGWAKISATIDAS; from the coding sequence ATGCACGGCTATACTGCCTCGAATGCAACGTCTCACCCGCAAGGATGCCTCGCGCCACGCGCGGCGCCGCCGCTACTGCGGATCCTGCTTGCATTTTTCTGCGTGGCCGTCGCGCCGCTGGCGTTGGCCGGACCCTACAAGGCCTTCGGCGAATACTATGCATGGGTCAACAATTTCAATGATCCCAACAACGTCATGTGTGGCACGTTTGGTAATGGCAGGACGCCGGAGTTGAAGGCGACCTTCAATTTTTCCAGCAACAATCTGTACGGCTATCCGGCCATCGTGCGCGGCTGGCACTACGGCTGGAACCCGACCGGCGACAGGTTGTTCCCGCACCAGATATCCTCGCTGCGTACGATCCCGGTCAAGTTCAACTACGCCGCCGGTGGCGGCAACCTGGCCGGCGACTTCGCCTACGACATGTTCTTTCGCCACGACACCAGCATGGGCACGCCGCAACTGGAAGTGATGATCTGGGGCGGGAACAACTCCTGGCCGATGGGCATCCTCAGCGGCAGCAACGTCATCACCGCCGGCGGCCATAGCTTCGACCTATGGGAAGGCTACAACAGCGCTGCGGGCTATTACGTGTACACCTTCATCCCGCACGGTACCGCCGGTCAGGCCCAGTTGCCCACCAGTGGCAAGCTCGACCTCGATGTCAAGCCGTTCTTCAACTGGCTGCAAGCCAATCGCAGCAAGGACGGCCGCTACAGCGACGCGATGTACCTGCATGTCGTCGAGGCCGGCTTCGAGGTGGTGCGCGGCAACGGCTGGGCCAAGATCAGCGCGACCATCGACGCCAGCTGA
- a CDS encoding nuclear transport factor 2 family protein, translating into MHPDVTPYESPDLPWGGTHHGHSGWKDVFSKMIDAFTRLQIVDIRPFEKDDAVVICCKMTTHSWANGSVMTHPMVQVTTMKDDRIFEARAFCWNVPDYIAAAGR; encoded by the coding sequence CTGCATCCGGACGTCACGCCTTACGAAAGCCCCGATCTCCCCTGGGGCGGCACCCATCACGGCCACTCCGGCTGGAAGGACGTCTTCTCGAAGATGATCGACGCCTTCACCAGGCTGCAAATCGTCGACATCCGCCCCTTCGAGAAGGACGATGCGGTCGTGATCTGCTGCAAGATGACCACGCACTCATGGGCGAACGGCTCGGTGATGACGCACCCGATGGTCCAAGTCACGACCATGAAGGACGACCGCATCTTCGAAGCGCGCGCTTTCTGCTGGAACGTGCCGGACTATATCGCTGCCGCCGGTCGCTGA
- the fghA gene encoding S-formylglutathione hydrolase — MERIEHHACFGGWQDVYRHASAVLGCTMNVAVYLPPQAEHTALPVLYWLSGLTCTEQNFIAKAGAQRYAAEHGVILVAPDTSPRGADVADAEGYDLGKGAGFYVNATRAPWAAHYRMYDYVVQELPALIEAQVAHNGRRAISGHSMGGHGALVIALKNPGRYRSVSAFSPIVAPSQVPWGEKAFSAYLGEDRASWKAYDATALIAMADERLPLLIDQGGADEFLDRQLQPQLLQAAAATAGYPLILRVQPGYDHSYYFIGSFIGEHIAHHARALQG, encoded by the coding sequence ATGGAACGTATCGAACATCATGCCTGCTTCGGCGGCTGGCAGGACGTCTATCGCCACGCATCGGCCGTGCTCGGCTGCACGATGAACGTGGCCGTCTACCTGCCGCCACAGGCCGAGCACACCGCGCTGCCGGTGCTGTACTGGCTCAGCGGGCTGACTTGCACCGAGCAGAACTTCATCGCCAAGGCCGGCGCGCAGCGCTATGCCGCCGAGCACGGGGTGATCCTGGTCGCGCCGGACACCAGCCCGCGCGGCGCAGATGTCGCCGATGCCGAAGGCTACGACCTAGGCAAGGGCGCCGGCTTCTACGTCAACGCCACCCGCGCGCCGTGGGCCGCGCACTACCGCATGTACGACTACGTCGTGCAGGAACTGCCCGCGCTGATCGAGGCACAGGTTGCGCACAACGGCCGGCGCGCGATCAGCGGCCACTCGATGGGCGGCCACGGTGCGCTGGTGATCGCGTTGAAGAATCCCGGCCGCTATCGCAGCGTGTCGGCGTTCTCGCCGATCGTGGCGCCGTCGCAGGTGCCGTGGGGCGAAAAGGCGTTTTCCGCCTATCTGGGCGAGGATCGCGCCAGTTGGAAGGCCTACGACGCCACGGCGCTGATCGCCATGGCCGATGAGCGCCTGCCGCTGCTGATCGACCAGGGCGGCGCCGACGAGTTCCTCGACAGGCAGTTGCAGCCGCAGCTGCTGCAGGCCGCCGCTGCGACCGCCGGCTATCCGCTGATCCTGCGCGTGCAGCCCGGCTACGATCACAGCTACTACTTCATCGGCAGCTTCATCGGCGAGCATATCGCCCACCACGCGCGCGCGCTGCAGGGCTGA
- a CDS encoding LysR family transcriptional regulator — protein sequence MPAMIEDIGAIRAFVHAADLRRFKAAGQQMGLSPSAIGKAIQRLEGQLRVRLFHRSTRAVVLTAAGSLFLTRCRRILIELELAQAELAQATAAPQGRLRVRLPVANTLFAPLMADFMAAHPGSTSTSTTASSR from the coding sequence ATGCCGGCGATGATCGAGGACATCGGTGCGATACGAGCATTCGTGCACGCGGCCGACCTGCGCAGGTTCAAGGCCGCGGGCCAGCAGATGGGCCTGTCGCCTTCGGCGATCGGCAAGGCTATTCAGCGCCTGGAAGGCCAGCTCCGCGTCCGGCTCTTCCACCGTTCGACCCGCGCCGTCGTCCTGACCGCGGCAGGGAGCCTGTTCCTGACGCGTTGTCGCAGGATCCTGATCGAGCTGGAATTGGCGCAGGCCGAACTGGCGCAGGCAACGGCCGCGCCGCAAGGCCGCCTGCGGGTCCGCCTTCCCGTCGCGAACACGCTGTTCGCCCCCCTGATGGCGGACTTCATGGCCGCGCACCCAGGCTCGACCTCGACGTCAACGACCGCTTCGTCGAGGTGA
- the gfa gene encoding S-(hydroxymethyl)glutathione synthase produces the protein MSTVTIHPPVDGGVRAGAEHFQGSALECHCASDKVAVDGAAQRAHNRACGCTMCWKPEEAAFSAVAVVGRDRVKVAAHEEKLEVVDERAPIRRHACTGCGVHMYGRIENTEHAFYGLDFIDTELSLQQGCSALEFAAFVSWIIENGTRPEAMDGIRSRLRELKRKPCDCLSPPSMDPLSPHIARNNGVLH, from the coding sequence ATGAGTACCGTAACGATTCATCCGCCGGTGGACGGCGGCGTGCGCGCAGGTGCGGAGCACTTCCAGGGCAGCGCCCTGGAATGCCACTGCGCCAGCGACAAGGTGGCCGTGGACGGGGCGGCGCAGCGCGCGCACAACCGCGCCTGCGGTTGCACCATGTGCTGGAAGCCGGAAGAGGCGGCCTTCTCGGCGGTGGCGGTGGTGGGCCGCGACAGGGTCAAGGTCGCCGCGCATGAGGAGAAGCTGGAGGTGGTCGACGAGCGCGCGCCGATCCGGCGCCACGCCTGTACCGGCTGCGGCGTGCACATGTACGGCCGCATCGAGAACACCGAGCATGCGTTCTACGGGCTGGACTTCATCGATACCGAACTGTCGTTGCAGCAGGGCTGTTCGGCGCTGGAATTCGCCGCGTTCGTGTCCTGGATCATCGAGAACGGCACCCGTCCGGAAGCGATGGACGGTATCCGCAGCCGTCTGCGCGAGCTGAAGCGGAAGCCCTGCGACTGCCTGTCGCCGCCGTCGATGGACCCGCTCTCCCCCCACATCGCGCGCAACAACGGTGTGTTGCACTGA
- a CDS encoding LysR substrate-binding domain-containing protein, giving the protein MEEDSGGIVVPVTFATMLEPLLDIALAGRGSAALPSFIARAHLRSGALEEVLGGRQAQSSVLRLLWPSHRHPLPNVRAFAHFLSTHAPKLLEEP; this is encoded by the coding sequence ATGGAAGAGGACAGCGGCGGAATCGTCGTGCCGGTCACCTTCGCGACCATGCTCGAGCCCCTGCTCGACATCGCCCTGGCGGGACGCGGCAGCGCCGCGCTTCCCTCGTTCATCGCGCGAGCGCACCTGCGCAGCGGCGCGCTCGAGGAGGTGCTCGGCGGACGGCAGGCGCAGTCAAGCGTGCTGCGCCTGCTGTGGCCATCGCACAGGCATCCGCTTCCCAACGTCCGCGCGTTCGCGCACTTCCTTTCCACACACGCGCCCAAACTCCTGGAGGAGCCGTGA
- a CDS encoding S-(hydroxymethyl)glutathione dehydrogenase/class III alcohol dehydrogenase: MKSRAAVAFEAGQPLQIVEIDVEPPRQGEVLVRITHTGVCHTDAFTLSGDDPEGIFPAVLGHEGGGIVEAIGEGVTSVKVGDHVIPLYTAECRKCKFCLSGKTNLCQAVRATQGKGLMPDGSTRFSYNGQPIFHYMGCSTFSEYTVVPEISLAVVNPEAPLEKVCLLGCGVTTGIGAVHNTAKVKPGDTVAVFGLGGIGLAVIQGAVQAKAGRILAIDTNPGKFELARSMGATDCVDPKDHDRPIQDVIVELTDGGVDFSFECIGNVHVMRSALECCHKGWGESVIIGVAGAGQEISTRPFQLVTGRVWRGSAFGGVKGRTQLPGMVEQAMHGEIDLDPFITHSLPLEEINEAFHLMHEGKSIRTVIHF; encoded by the coding sequence ATGAAATCCCGTGCCGCCGTCGCTTTCGAAGCCGGCCAGCCGCTGCAGATCGTGGAGATCGACGTCGAGCCGCCGCGGCAGGGCGAAGTGCTGGTCCGGATCACCCACACCGGCGTCTGCCACACCGATGCGTTCACTTTGTCCGGCGACGACCCGGAAGGCATCTTCCCGGCGGTGCTCGGCCATGAAGGCGGCGGCATCGTCGAGGCGATCGGCGAGGGCGTGACCAGCGTCAAGGTCGGCGACCACGTGATTCCGCTGTACACCGCCGAATGCCGCAAGTGCAAGTTCTGCCTGTCGGGCAAGACCAATCTGTGCCAGGCCGTACGTGCCACCCAGGGCAAGGGCCTGATGCCCGACGGCAGCACCCGCTTTTCCTACAACGGCCAGCCGATCTTCCACTACATGGGCTGCAGCACCTTCAGCGAATACACCGTGGTGCCGGAAATCTCGTTGGCGGTGGTCAACCCCGAAGCGCCGCTGGAGAAGGTGTGCCTGCTCGGCTGCGGCGTCACCACCGGCATCGGCGCGGTGCACAACACTGCCAAGGTCAAGCCAGGCGACACGGTGGCCGTGTTCGGCCTGGGCGGTATCGGCCTGGCGGTGATCCAGGGCGCGGTGCAGGCCAAGGCCGGGCGCATCCTCGCCATCGACACCAATCCCGGCAAGTTCGAGTTGGCGCGCAGCATGGGCGCCACCGACTGCGTCGACCCGAAGGACCACGACAGGCCGATCCAGGACGTCATCGTCGAGCTGACCGATGGCGGCGTGGATTTCAGCTTCGAGTGCATCGGCAACGTGCACGTGATGCGCTCGGCGCTGGAGTGCTGCCACAAGGGCTGGGGCGAGAGCGTCATCATCGGCGTAGCCGGCGCCGGTCAGGAGATCAGCACGCGCCCGTTCCAGCTGGTCACTGGCCGGGTGTGGCGCGGCAGCGCGTTCGGCGGCGTCAAGGGCCGCACCCAGTTGCCGGGCATGGTGGAACAGGCGATGCATGGCGAGATTGATCTGGATCCGTTCATCACTCACAGCTTGCCGCTGGAAGAGATCAACGAAGCGTTCCACTTGATGCACGAGGGCAAGTCGATCCGTACCGTGATCCATTTCTGA
- a CDS encoding arginase family protein yields the protein MDFLGPSIAPGVGTVVPGGPNYREAQLVMEMIADSGRMGLLDIVDSIRCRPSQSDRRTGGGPDREPVRQGRADA from the coding sequence GTGGACTTCCTCGGCCCCAGCATCGCGCCCGGGGTCGGCACCGTCGTGCCCGGCGGCCCCAACTATCGCGAAGCGCAGCTGGTGATGGAAATGATCGCCGACAGCGGGCGCATGGGCTTGCTGGACATCGTCGATTCAATCCGGTGCAGACCATCGCAATCTGACCGCCGAACTGGCGGTGGACCTGATCGAGAGCCTGTTCGGCAAGGCCGCGCGGATGCGTGA
- a CDS encoding type I-F CRISPR-associated protein Csy2 translates to MGNQVVESLYSAGEWLSPHRLHSPQRLLWYADSQPDAALPQRLPPRDRCWHTGLHFN, encoded by the coding sequence ATGGGGAATCAGGTCGTCGAAAGCCTCTACTCGGCCGGCGAATGGCTCAGCCCGCACCGGCTGCACTCCCCGCAACGATTGCTCTGGTACGCCGACAGCCAACCCGATGCCGCGCTGCCGCAACGACTACCACCCCGCGACCGATGCTGGCATACCGGACTACACTTCAATTGA
- a CDS encoding entericidin A/B family lipoprotein, with the protein MKRTFAWMLLAMFSVGLLSGCNTVAGAGKDVKSAGEKVEDAAKN; encoded by the coding sequence ATGAAACGTACTTTCGCGTGGATGCTGCTGGCGATGTTTTCGGTGGGCCTGCTGTCCGGCTGCAACACAGTTGCCGGTGCCGGCAAGGACGTGAAGAGTGCCGGCGAGAAGGTCGAAGACGCCGCCAAGAACTGA
- a CDS encoding PhzF family phenazine biosynthesis protein, whose translation MPLSVFVVDAFTSVRCKGNPAAVVPLQAWLPEALMQAIASENDLSETAFFVRAACGAFDIRWFSPLKEVGFCGHATLASAFVIASQRLAPFPLRLRAAAVGELAVAMLADGSFEMRFPNQAPLLLEVVPQAVYDALSIAPQAVYANRQAYIAMYVDERQVRDVVPDLARMLALAPRDVAVTAPAAPAAPGSDHDFVSRYFWPANGGTEDPVTGSIHAALAPLWAQTLGKPQLTALQASARGGELGCRVEAQHVYVRGSAVQSRHGTIAS comes from the coding sequence ATGCCGCTTTCCGTGTTCGTCGTCGATGCCTTCACCTCGGTCCGTTGCAAGGGCAATCCGGCTGCGGTGGTGCCGTTGCAGGCGTGGTTGCCGGAAGCGCTGATGCAGGCCATCGCCAGCGAGAACGACCTGTCGGAGACCGCTTTCTTCGTGCGCGCCGCCTGCGGCGCGTTCGATATCCGCTGGTTCTCGCCGCTGAAGGAAGTCGGCTTCTGCGGCCACGCGACGCTGGCCAGCGCATTCGTGATCGCCTCCCAGCGGCTGGCGCCGTTCCCGCTGCGCTTGCGTGCGGCCGCGGTCGGCGAACTCGCGGTGGCGATGCTCGCTGACGGCAGCTTCGAGATGCGTTTTCCGAATCAGGCGCCGCTGCTGCTGGAGGTGGTGCCGCAGGCCGTGTACGACGCCTTGTCGATCGCGCCGCAGGCGGTCTACGCCAACCGGCAGGCGTACATCGCGATGTACGTCGACGAGCGCCAGGTGCGCGACGTGGTGCCAGACCTGGCGCGGATGCTGGCGCTGGCGCCCCGCGATGTCGCGGTCACCGCGCCCGCCGCGCCCGCCGCGCCCGGCAGCGACCACGATTTCGTGTCGCGCTATTTCTGGCCGGCCAACGGCGGCACCGAGGACCCGGTCACCGGTTCCATCCATGCCGCGCTGGCGCCGCTGTGGGCGCAGACGCTGGGCAAGCCGCAGCTGACCGCGCTGCAGGCATCGGCGCGCGGCGGCGAACTCGGCTGCCGGGTCGAGGCCCAGCACGTCTACGTTCGCGGCAGTGCGGTGCAGTCCCGGCACGGGACGATTGCGTCGTGA
- a CDS encoding entericidin A/B family lipoprotein, with protein MKRLLTSMLLTLFCAGMLTGCNTMAGAGKDMQKAGEKVEDKAGDCSDGKC; from the coding sequence ATGAAGCGACTGCTCACCTCAATGCTGCTGACCCTGTTCTGCGCGGGCATGCTGACCGGCTGCAATACCATGGCCGGTGCTGGCAAAGACATGCAGAAGGCAGGCGAGAAGGTGGAAGACAAGGCTGGCGATTGCAGCGACGGCAAGTGCTGA
- a CDS encoding metal/formaldehyde-sensitive transcriptional repressor has protein sequence MPHTSHEKKRVLARIHHRVHGQAEALERALEGGADCAAVPQQIAAIGGAVNGLMSEVMQAHLREEFGHAAGSDAQRAMRVRQMGTLVHSYLKRPEPRATQPVVPGETA, from the coding sequence ATGCCGCATACGTCCCACGAGAAGAAACGCGTCCTGGCCCGCATCCACCACCGGGTGCACGGCCAAGCCGAAGCGCTGGAGCGGGCGCTGGAGGGCGGTGCCGACTGCGCGGCGGTGCCGCAGCAGATCGCCGCGATCGGCGGTGCGGTCAACGGCCTGATGTCGGAAGTGATGCAGGCGCATCTCCGCGAAGAATTCGGCCATGCCGCCGGCTCGGATGCGCAGCGCGCCATGCGCGTACGCCAGATGGGCACGCTGGTCCATTCCTATCTCAAGCGACCCGAACCCCGCGCGACCCAACCCGTTGTTCCAGGAGAAACCGCATGA
- a CDS encoding DMT family transporter, translating to MSAAAAVPAGVVRHALWQLLVAEMLIGSVGVFVHESGQDPVTAVFYRCLFGALFLTVCGLLGGQLRGLWRARRLLRDAALSGVLLVFNWVALFAGMARSSIGVATMVYHVFPFVMLILAAVLQGERTRRTDLAWTLLAFVGVACSADPARLWHTADRGYLLGIALTLLAALLCGASLLMSRRISREQPLAVVTVQCWVGALLLGGFSSRAALHAGPHWLWLAGLGVIHSGIVYVLFYSAYRHLQVATIAVLAFVYPLVTLLLDYLLYGHRLVPVQWLGLALIVLGTLAVNLKWRWPRPAAAGNAAT from the coding sequence GTGAGCGCGGCCGCCGCCGTTCCCGCCGGCGTCGTGCGGCACGCGCTGTGGCAATTGCTGGTGGCGGAAATGCTGATCGGCTCGGTTGGCGTGTTCGTCCACGAGAGCGGGCAGGATCCGGTGACCGCGGTGTTCTACCGCTGCCTGTTCGGCGCGCTGTTCCTCACCGTCTGCGGCCTGCTCGGCGGCCAGCTGCGCGGGCTGTGGCGCGCGCGCAGGTTGCTGCGCGACGCTGCGCTCAGCGGCGTGCTGCTGGTGTTCAACTGGGTGGCGCTGTTCGCCGGCATGGCACGCTCGTCGATCGGCGTGGCGACGATGGTCTACCACGTGTTCCCGTTCGTGATGTTGATCCTGGCCGCGGTGCTGCAGGGCGAGCGCACGCGCCGCACCGACCTGGCCTGGACGCTGCTGGCCTTCGTCGGCGTGGCCTGCTCGGCGGACCCGGCCAGGCTCTGGCACACCGCCGACCGCGGCTATCTGCTCGGCATCGCGCTGACCCTGCTGGCGGCGTTGTTGTGCGGTGCGTCGCTGTTGATGTCGCGGCGGATCAGCCGCGAGCAGCCGCTGGCGGTGGTGACGGTGCAGTGCTGGGTCGGCGCGCTGCTGCTTGGCGGCTTTTCCAGCAGAGCCGCACTGCATGCGGGCCCGCACTGGCTGTGGCTGGCGGGACTGGGAGTGATCCACAGCGGCATCGTCTACGTGTTGTTCTATTCGGCGTACCGGCACCTGCAGGTGGCGACGATCGCAGTGCTGGCCTTCGTGTACCCGCTGGTCACGTTGCTACTGGACTACCTGCTGTACGGCCACCGGCTGGTGCCGGTGCAATGGCTGGGCCTGGCCCTGATCGTGCTCGGCACGCTGGCGGTGAACCTGAAATGGCGCTGGCCGCGCCCTGCCGCGGCCGGCAATGCGGCGACCTAG
- a CDS encoding Arm DNA-binding domain-containing protein, producing MRDTVAPGFLCKITPAGRKVFMLQYRTKAGERCKPALGQYGELTVDQARTKVSDSRVTTPSILKACRRRSR from the coding sequence CTGCGGGACACTGTGGCGCCGGGCTTCCTGTGCAAGATCACCCCGGCGGGCCGCAAGGTGTTCATGCTTCAGTACCGCACGAAGGCCGGCGAGCGCTGCAAGCCCGCCTTGGGCCAGTACGGGGAACTGACTGTCGACCAGGCACGCACGAAGGTCTCGGATTCACGCGTCACAACGCCGTCGATACTCAAGGCCTGCCGCAGGCGGTCGCGGTGA
- a CDS encoding PLP-dependent aminotransferase family protein codes for MLLYESLAAQLRQQIERGTLRAGERLPSIRQLAASRGISTATAVQACLQLEREGRVQARPRSGYFVRSAAAPLPAAAVPARRRTPGMVDNPALQGVLDMLARSDLVPLHTATPAPALLPAAQLAAALSRQLRRQRGIALDYAPPQGHAALRRQIAQRYAHCATTVAADEVVVTAGAMEAISLALRTLTAPGDVVLVETPTYHGILQAVAALRLKVLEVPNRAGHGIDAVRLDALLQRTPARAAVLIPNFNNPLGSLTPDSAKRALLDSCARHGTVVIEDDIYGELNWSGQRPRPLRHFDTHGNVITCGSFSKVLAPGLRVGWLLGGGWTDALVRAKYFSTVGGASLPQLALADYLARHDLERHLRKLRRTLADNGQRLRAAIMRHWPAGTRVGDPAGGLSLWLQLADGGSGQALFAAALADGIGTSPGQLYSSRGDYADHLRLSCGQPWSETLERAMRRLGRLAARLPR; via the coding sequence ATGCTCTTGTACGAATCGCTCGCCGCGCAGCTGCGCCAGCAGATCGAGCGCGGCACGCTGCGCGCCGGCGAGCGCCTGCCGTCGATCCGGCAGCTGGCCGCCAGCCGCGGCATCAGCACTGCCACCGCGGTGCAGGCCTGTCTGCAGCTGGAACGCGAGGGACGGGTGCAGGCGCGGCCGCGCTCGGGCTACTTCGTGCGTTCCGCCGCGGCGCCGCTGCCGGCGGCCGCGGTACCTGCGCGGCGGCGTACGCCCGGCATGGTCGACAACCCGGCGTTGCAGGGCGTGCTCGACATGCTCGCACGCTCGGATCTGGTGCCGCTGCACACCGCCACGCCGGCGCCGGCGCTGCTGCCGGCCGCGCAACTGGCGGCGGCGCTGTCGCGGCAACTGCGCCGCCAGCGCGGCATCGCACTGGACTACGCGCCGCCGCAAGGCCACGCCGCGTTGCGCCGGCAGATCGCGCAGCGCTACGCGCATTGCGCAACCACGGTGGCGGCGGACGAAGTCGTGGTGACCGCCGGCGCGATGGAAGCGATCAGTCTGGCGCTGCGCACGCTGACCGCACCCGGCGACGTGGTGCTGGTGGAAACGCCGACCTACCACGGCATCCTGCAGGCGGTCGCGGCGCTGCGGCTGAAGGTGCTGGAGGTGCCCAACCGCGCCGGCCACGGCATCGACGCCGTGCGCCTGGATGCGCTGCTGCAGCGCACCCCGGCGCGCGCGGCGGTGCTGATCCCCAATTTCAACAACCCGCTCGGCAGCCTCACCCCGGACAGTGCCAAGCGCGCCCTGCTCGACAGCTGCGCACGCCACGGCACCGTGGTGATCGAGGACGACATCTACGGCGAACTGAACTGGTCCGGGCAGCGGCCGCGCCCGCTGCGTCACTTCGACACCCACGGCAACGTGATCACCTGCGGCTCGTTCTCCAAGGTGCTGGCGCCCGGCCTGCGCGTGGGCTGGCTGCTCGGCGGCGGGTGGACCGACGCCCTGGTCCGCGCCAAGTATTTCTCCACCGTCGGCGGCGCCAGCCTGCCGCAGCTGGCGCTGGCCGATTACCTGGCCCGGCACGACCTGGAACGGCACCTGCGCAAGCTGCGCCGCACCCTTGCCGACAACGGCCAGCGCCTGCGCGCGGCGATCATGCGGCACTGGCCGGCCGGCACTCGGGTCGGCGACCCCGCCGGCGGGCTGTCGCTGTGGCTGCAGCTGGCCGACGGCGGCAGCGGCCAGGCGTTGTTCGCGGCGGCGCTGGCCGACGGCATCGGCACCTCGCCCGGGCAGCTGTACTCCAGCCGCGGCGACTACGCCGACCACCTGCGCCTGAGCTGCGGCCAGCCATGGAGCGAGACCTTGGAGCGGGCAATGCGGCGGCTGGGCAGGCTGGCCGCGCGGCTGCCGCGCTAG